One stretch of Carassius gibelio isolate Cgi1373 ecotype wild population from Czech Republic chromosome B1, carGib1.2-hapl.c, whole genome shotgun sequence DNA includes these proteins:
- the LOC127948610 gene encoding transmembrane protein 154-like isoform X3, whose product MSLGHRFHRGLWEMNLILFLLLALTASWTGLVQCEDDKNTTDPLPTTKNEEEKQTTEANPVADTDDLNPVIVPLVLTLVILTVIVCVVMIYCRWRIKDAEDPYLDHEDHGKVPMPMFDDDIPSVMELEMEDIENWMAKDGGKKVDTGQI is encoded by the exons ATGAGTCTGGGCCATCGCTTCCACCGAGGACTCTGGGAAATGAATCTTATACTATTCCTGCTTTTGGCATTGACAGCAAGCTGGACTGGACTTG TTCAATGTGAAGACGATAAGAACACTACCG ACCCCCTACCAACCACTAAAAATGAGGAAGAAAAGCAGACTACTGAGGCAAATCCAGTCGCAGACACAGATGATCTGAACCCAGTCATCGTACCTCTAGTTCTCACACTGGTCATCCTCACTGTGATCGTGTGTGTCGTCATGATCTACTGCAGGTGGAGAATAAAAGATGCTG AAGATCCTTATCTGGATCATGAAGACCACGGAAAGGTGCCAAT GCCCATGTTTGATGATGATATCCCATCAGTGATGGAGCTGGAAATGGAAGACATAGAAAATTGGATGGCAAAAG ATGGAGGCAAGAAAGTGGACACTGGCCAAATATAA
- the LOC127948610 gene encoding transmembrane protein 154-like isoform X2, whose translation MSLGHRFHRGLWEMNLILFLLLALTASWTGLVQCEDDKNTTENLLDSAGSGDDGSQNPLPTTKNEEEKQTTEANPVADTDDLNPVIVPLVLTLVILTVIVCVVMIYCRWRIKDADPYLDHEDHGKVPMPMFDDDIPSVMELEMEDIENWMAKDGGKKVDTGQI comes from the exons ATGAGTCTGGGCCATCGCTTCCACCGAGGACTCTGGGAAATGAATCTTATACTATTCCTGCTTTTGGCATTGACAGCAAGCTGGACTGGACTTG TTCAATGTGAAGACGATAAGAACACTACCG aGAATTTGTTGGATAGTGCAGGCTCTGGAGATGATGGCAGCCAGA ACCCCCTACCAACCACTAAAAATGAGGAAGAAAAGCAGACTACTGAGGCAAATCCAGTCGCAGACACAGATGATCTGAACCCAGTCATCGTACCTCTAGTTCTCACACTGGTCATCCTCACTGTGATCGTGTGTGTCGTCATGATCTACTGCAGGTGGAGAATAAAAGATGCTG ATCCTTATCTGGATCATGAAGACCACGGAAAGGTGCCAAT GCCCATGTTTGATGATGATATCCCATCAGTGATGGAGCTGGAAATGGAAGACATAGAAAATTGGATGGCAAAAG ATGGAGGCAAGAAAGTGGACACTGGCCAAATATAA
- the LOC127948610 gene encoding transmembrane protein 154-like isoform X1, with protein MSLGHRFHRGLWEMNLILFLLLALTASWTGLVQCEDDKNTTENLLDSAGSGDDGSQNPLPTTKNEEEKQTTEANPVADTDDLNPVIVPLVLTLVILTVIVCVVMIYCRWRIKDAEDPYLDHEDHGKVPMPMFDDDIPSVMELEMEDIENWMAKDGGKKVDTGQI; from the exons ATGAGTCTGGGCCATCGCTTCCACCGAGGACTCTGGGAAATGAATCTTATACTATTCCTGCTTTTGGCATTGACAGCAAGCTGGACTGGACTTG TTCAATGTGAAGACGATAAGAACACTACCG aGAATTTGTTGGATAGTGCAGGCTCTGGAGATGATGGCAGCCAGA ACCCCCTACCAACCACTAAAAATGAGGAAGAAAAGCAGACTACTGAGGCAAATCCAGTCGCAGACACAGATGATCTGAACCCAGTCATCGTACCTCTAGTTCTCACACTGGTCATCCTCACTGTGATCGTGTGTGTCGTCATGATCTACTGCAGGTGGAGAATAAAAGATGCTG AAGATCCTTATCTGGATCATGAAGACCACGGAAAGGTGCCAAT GCCCATGTTTGATGATGATATCCCATCAGTGATGGAGCTGGAAATGGAAGACATAGAAAATTGGATGGCAAAAG ATGGAGGCAAGAAAGTGGACACTGGCCAAATATAA